In one Brevibacillus composti genomic region, the following are encoded:
- a CDS encoding alpha/beta fold hydrolase: MREIGLLTPPAGAIRTLEAMRERPDRLPVLRELALPILLVAGEEDQIIEPGKTFVIAGPRVEQVLLADCGHMGMLEDSERMAEAITQFLSKI, translated from the coding sequence GTGAGGGAGATCGGACTCTTGACGCCGCCTGCCGGGGCGATTCGCACGCTGGAAGCGATGAGAGAGCGGCCGGACCGTCTGCCCGTCCTGCGGGAGCTAGCCTTGCCCATTCTGCTTGTCGCCGGGGAGGAAGACCAAATTATTGAGCCGGGAAAAACCTTTGTCATCGCCGGGCCTCGCGTAGAGCAGGTGCTGCTCGCCGACTGCGGACATATGGGGATGCTGGAGGATTCCGAGCGGATGGCCGAGGCGATTACGCAGTTTCTCTCCAAAATCTAG
- a CDS encoding bifunctional metallophosphatase/5'-nucleotidase, whose amino-acid sequence MKKTRRITLTALVAAICSALMASSVFAAPLHPVQHVDWMVKKSIVTPGANGDLALERNVTLAEAVVVFAKLNGSKISAPTDKGSHWSAPYMAWARNQGAIAQDDFKNPTQTVSSAKLIEVAKKLGYELTLENKAQVTRGDFFQALGEAATTQVTIAHANDVHGHIVEDKNQKEFGYAKIATLVNEWRKENENFLLLDAGDTFQGTVYVNQFQGESVVPILNHLGFNMMAAGNHEFDFGYEQLLKLRDMLKHPIVSANVIKEDGKELLTPVYKVEIGGKTFAIFSIVAEDTPILTHPDNVKGLTFKNPVEVAKALVPELKKEADHVIALTHVGVEVDREIAKNVPGIDLIIGGHSHTKLDKPEIVNGTYILQDWEYGKSLGRADLYYLDKELVAFSGGIKEYDESVQADPEVEKMVQEITQKIDEVMNVVIAKSEVPLDGDRSLVRKKETNVGNLITDIMLERTKSIKGYEADVALTNAGGIRTQLPAGDITKKGLYTLLPFPNTLVVVEVTGEELKQALENGVGGVEKGEGRFAQISGMSFTYNPNKPAGERVIEVKVGGQPLDLNKTYKVATNDFLASGGDGYVSLQKPALNTGLTLYSIVEEELIKRKTINPQVEGRIVEVTE is encoded by the coding sequence ATGAAAAAAACGCGTCGCATCACCTTGACCGCTCTGGTTGCGGCAATTTGTTCCGCCCTGATGGCGAGCTCCGTCTTTGCAGCACCCTTGCATCCTGTTCAACACGTGGATTGGATGGTCAAAAAATCGATCGTCACGCCTGGGGCAAACGGGGATCTCGCTCTGGAGCGCAACGTGACATTGGCGGAAGCCGTAGTCGTGTTTGCCAAACTGAACGGCAGCAAAATTTCAGCTCCTACAGACAAGGGCTCTCACTGGTCCGCCCCGTACATGGCTTGGGCGAGAAATCAGGGGGCCATCGCCCAGGACGACTTTAAAAACCCGACCCAGACGGTCTCTTCCGCGAAGCTGATCGAGGTGGCGAAAAAGCTGGGGTATGAGCTGACGCTGGAAAACAAGGCGCAAGTGACGCGCGGCGACTTCTTCCAGGCGCTGGGAGAGGCTGCCACCACGCAGGTGACGATCGCCCACGCCAATGATGTGCATGGACACATCGTCGAAGACAAGAACCAAAAAGAGTTCGGCTATGCCAAAATTGCCACGCTGGTCAACGAATGGCGCAAAGAAAACGAAAACTTCCTGCTCCTTGACGCCGGCGACACGTTCCAGGGAACGGTCTATGTCAACCAGTTCCAAGGCGAGTCGGTCGTGCCGATTCTCAACCACTTGGGCTTCAATATGATGGCGGCCGGCAACCATGAATTCGATTTTGGCTACGAGCAGCTTCTGAAGCTGCGCGACATGCTGAAACACCCGATCGTGTCGGCAAACGTGATCAAGGAAGACGGCAAAGAACTGCTGACGCCCGTCTATAAAGTGGAGATCGGCGGCAAAACGTTTGCCATCTTCAGTATCGTGGCAGAAGACACGCCAATTTTGACGCATCCGGATAACGTAAAAGGACTCACCTTCAAAAATCCGGTGGAAGTAGCGAAAGCGCTCGTGCCGGAGTTGAAAAAGGAAGCGGACCACGTCATCGCCTTGACCCACGTCGGGGTGGAGGTAGACCGCGAAATTGCGAAAAACGTACCGGGCATCGACTTGATTATTGGCGGTCACTCCCACACCAAGCTGGATAAGCCGGAGATCGTCAACGGCACGTACATCCTGCAGGACTGGGAATACGGCAAATCGCTCGGCCGTGCGGATCTCTACTATCTGGACAAAGAACTGGTAGCGTTCAGCGGCGGTATCAAAGAGTATGACGAGAGCGTGCAAGCGGACCCCGAAGTCGAAAAAATGGTGCAAGAAATCACGCAAAAAATCGATGAAGTGATGAACGTCGTCATCGCCAAGTCGGAGGTCCCCCTGGATGGAGACCGATCACTGGTGCGGAAAAAGGAGACCAACGTCGGCAATCTCATCACGGACATCATGCTGGAGCGGACGAAGTCGATCAAAGGCTATGAAGCCGATGTAGCCCTGACCAATGCAGGCGGCATCCGCACGCAGCTCCCGGCCGGCGACATTACGAAGAAAGGTCTCTACACCCTCCTGCCGTTCCCGAACACCCTGGTGGTTGTTGAGGTGACAGGAGAAGAGTTGAAGCAGGCCCTGGAGAACGGCGTCGGCGGCGTAGAGAAAGGCGAAGGCCGTTTCGCGCAGATCAGCGGCATGTCCTTTACCTACAATCCAAACAAGCCGGCAGGCGAGCGCGTCATCGAAGTGAAGGTGGGCGGCCAGCCTCTCGACCTGAACAAGACCTACAAAGTCGCCACCAACGACTTCCTGGCCTCTGGCGGAGACGGGTATGTATCGCTGCAAAAGCCCGCTTTAAACACAGGGCTGACGCTGTACAGCATCGTCGAAGAAGAGCTGATCAAACGGAAAACCATCAATCCGCAAGTGGAAGGACGCATCGTCGAAGTAACTGAATAA
- the hemB gene encoding porphobilinogen synthase, translating into MAGTFDRHRRLRSSAAMRNLVRENHVRVEDLIYPLFVVEGTNIKEEIPSMPGVYHFSLDRLKEEMEEIAALGIQSVLMFGVPEHKDYCGSEAYNDEAITQRAIRQIKADHPEMIVIADTCLCQYTDHGHCGVLQEGQVDNDETLKLLAAAAVSQAKAGADIIAPSNMMDGFVAAIRQGLDEAGFAHIPIMSYAVKYASSFYGPFREAAHSTPQSGDRKTYQMDPANAREGLREAASDVAEGADFLMVKPGLAFMDMVLRLRENFNLPLVVYNVSAEYSMVKAAAANGWIDEERIVMETLVGFKRAGADLIITYHAKDVAKWLRGE; encoded by the coding sequence ATGGCCGGCACTTTTGACCGTCATCGCCGGTTGCGCTCCAGTGCAGCGATGCGCAACCTGGTTCGCGAAAACCACGTACGCGTGGAGGATCTGATTTATCCGTTGTTTGTCGTGGAAGGGACGAATATCAAAGAAGAGATACCGTCCATGCCGGGCGTATATCACTTTTCTCTGGATCGTCTGAAAGAAGAGATGGAGGAAATCGCGGCTCTGGGCATCCAGTCGGTCCTGATGTTCGGCGTTCCGGAGCACAAGGATTACTGCGGCTCCGAGGCCTATAATGACGAGGCCATCACCCAGCGGGCGATCCGCCAGATCAAGGCAGACCACCCGGAGATGATCGTGATCGCCGACACCTGTCTGTGCCAGTACACCGACCACGGCCACTGCGGCGTTTTGCAAGAGGGCCAGGTGGACAACGACGAAACCCTGAAGCTGCTGGCGGCGGCGGCGGTCTCGCAAGCGAAAGCGGGCGCTGACATCATCGCTCCCTCCAACATGATGGACGGCTTCGTAGCGGCGATTCGCCAGGGGTTGGATGAAGCGGGCTTTGCGCATATTCCGATCATGTCGTACGCAGTCAAATACGCCTCCTCTTTCTATGGACCGTTCCGCGAGGCGGCCCATTCCACCCCGCAATCGGGCGACCGCAAGACGTATCAGATGGACCCGGCCAATGCGCGGGAGGGACTGCGGGAAGCGGCCTCGGACGTGGCCGAAGGCGCCGACTTTTTGATGGTCAAACCGGGTCTGGCGTTTATGGATATGGTGCTCAGACTGCGCGAAAACTTCAACTTGCCGCTGGTGGTATACAACGTCAGTGCCGAATACTCGATGGTCAAAGCGGCCGCGGCAAATGGCTGGATCGACGAAGAGAGAATCGTCATGGAAACGCTGGTCGGCTTCAAGCGTGCAGGTGCCGATCTGATCATTACCTATCACGCAAAAGATGTGGCAAAATGGCTGCGAGGTGAATAA
- a CDS encoding PadR family transcriptional regulator, producing MNVQFKKGVLELCVLVLVAQKDRYGYELVATISEKFHIAEGTVYPLLRRLTMEGFFTAYLAESPEGPPRKYYQLTEKGRTYMNDLVLEWRIFARGVNEIIEEGIGL from the coding sequence GTGAACGTTCAATTCAAGAAGGGCGTATTGGAGCTGTGTGTGCTGGTGCTCGTCGCTCAGAAAGACAGATATGGTTATGAACTGGTGGCTACCATCTCAGAGAAGTTTCACATCGCGGAAGGAACCGTTTATCCCCTGCTCCGCAGGCTGACCATGGAAGGCTTTTTTACCGCTTATTTGGCTGAGTCGCCGGAAGGCCCGCCTCGCAAATACTATCAACTCACGGAAAAAGGGCGCACGTATATGAACGACCTCGTGCTGGAATGGAGAATTTTTGCCCGCGGGGTCAATGAAATCATTGAGGAGGGAATTGGTCTATGA
- a CDS encoding uroporphyrinogen-III synthase, with protein sequence MIHPEEGAHVKPLAGIRMMVTRSRQQAGELITQLEALGGEAYAFPLIKMVPPRDTSPLDKAIFQLADYDWVMFTSVNGVRFFLERMRALQVPFERLTARLAAVGPKTAAELTKHGWKVDLIPSDYVAEGMLVSLKEELKPGERVLLPRADIARKLLPEELSRMGMEVAEVDVYQTVIDGEQAPEAAEYLSQGRIDVIAFTSSSTVSYFLEAMAPYGGAALLGNVRIACIGPITAQTAKAHGLHPDIVAEEYTVEGLMEALIIYWGGKADGRHF encoded by the coding sequence ATGATTCACCCGGAAGAAGGGGCGCATGTGAAGCCGCTAGCGGGCATACGCATGATGGTGACCCGCTCGCGGCAGCAGGCGGGAGAGCTGATTACGCAGCTGGAGGCGCTCGGCGGAGAGGCGTATGCCTTTCCCCTGATCAAAATGGTGCCGCCGCGTGACACCAGTCCTTTGGATAAGGCCATCTTCCAGTTGGCTGATTACGATTGGGTGATGTTTACCAGCGTCAACGGGGTTCGTTTTTTTCTGGAGCGGATGAGAGCGCTACAGGTTCCTTTTGAGCGGCTGACCGCCCGTCTGGCAGCTGTCGGACCCAAGACGGCGGCGGAGCTGACCAAGCACGGCTGGAAGGTGGATCTGATTCCATCCGACTACGTCGCGGAGGGGATGTTGGTCAGTTTAAAAGAGGAGCTGAAGCCGGGCGAGCGCGTACTTTTGCCTCGGGCCGACATCGCCCGCAAGCTGCTCCCCGAGGAGCTTAGCCGCATGGGGATGGAGGTCGCTGAGGTGGATGTGTACCAGACCGTCATCGACGGCGAGCAGGCGCCGGAAGCAGCGGAGTATCTTAGCCAGGGCAGGATCGACGTCATTGCGTTTACCAGCTCTTCCACGGTTTCTTATTTTCTGGAGGCGATGGCCCCCTATGGAGGAGCCGCGCTGCTGGGAAATGTCCGCATCGCCTGCATCGGCCCGATTACGGCGCAGACGGCAAAAGCCCACGGGCTGCATCCGGACATCGTGGCAGAGGAGTATACCGTAGAAGGTTTGATGGAAGCACTGATTATCTATTGGGGAGGGAAAGCAGATGGCCGGCACTTTTGA
- a CDS encoding GyrI-like domain-containing protein, whose product MSGNIVQMPQMLLVGMSYSGEFQTLGVEMPKLWEIFWERAGEIGHLKSALPVYGVSDESRVGSYRIYTEYLAVEVKKVDTIPVGMVGFTIPARRYAQFTHQGPMEQVQSSYRDAFAWLRQEGLELDEHAFRLERYDDRYLPPRHAADRPENAYDILLPLR is encoded by the coding sequence ATGAGTGGGAACATCGTTCAAATGCCGCAAATGCTGTTGGTGGGTATGAGTTATTCCGGCGAGTTTCAGACGCTGGGCGTAGAGATGCCCAAGCTGTGGGAGATTTTCTGGGAGAGAGCAGGAGAGATCGGCCATCTGAAAAGTGCTCTACCGGTCTATGGCGTAAGCGATGAGAGCAGGGTGGGCTCCTATCGCATCTACACGGAGTATTTGGCCGTAGAGGTAAAGAAGGTAGACACCATCCCGGTGGGCATGGTCGGATTCACCATCCCCGCCAGGCGGTATGCACAGTTTACGCACCAGGGACCGATGGAACAGGTCCAATCCTCGTATCGGGATGCCTTTGCCTGGCTGCGTCAAGAGGGGCTGGAGCTGGACGAGCACGCCTTCAGGCTGGAGCGCTACGACGATCGCTATCTCCCGCCCCGCCATGCCGCCGACAGGCCGGAAAATGCGTACGACATCCTGCTTCCTTTGCGGTAG
- a CDS encoding DMT family transporter has translation MVIINYAIMCLVFGTTFLAIKIGIDAGAPPFFSAGIRFFLAGLVLFLWMVWKKRASFSLLLQKEMAITGLCLTFGTFSTLYWAEQHVTSGAAAILSATGPMMILLIQTAVLREKIHGKALLGCLIGFAGVILLVFPQVSITVSLLWLMGSAAILLGELFYASGALYSKKVIRRFSDASPIALNAAQMMYGGGILLVLSLFTEEFRPEAMLTPAAAGSLLYLIVIGSMVGHTLFYWLVAKTNPVFPSTWLYLSPVIAMGLGSWLYQEHISWVMAAGALTTITGIVIINLDSLRQLFPRQRKAPELAG, from the coding sequence ATGGTCATCATCAACTACGCAATCATGTGCCTGGTGTTCGGCACGACATTTCTGGCGATCAAAATCGGGATTGATGCAGGGGCTCCTCCCTTTTTTTCCGCGGGTATCCGCTTTTTCCTGGCGGGGCTCGTCCTCTTCCTGTGGATGGTTTGGAAGAAGCGGGCTTCTTTTTCCCTCTTGCTGCAAAAGGAAATGGCGATCACGGGGCTCTGCCTTACGTTTGGTACATTTTCTACCCTGTACTGGGCTGAGCAGCATGTCACTTCGGGAGCGGCAGCGATTCTATCGGCTACCGGTCCGATGATGATTTTGCTGATCCAGACGGCGGTCCTGCGGGAAAAGATTCACGGCAAAGCGCTGCTCGGGTGCCTGATTGGCTTTGCCGGCGTGATCCTGCTGGTATTCCCCCAAGTCTCCATAACCGTCAGCCTGTTGTGGTTGATGGGCAGCGCGGCCATCTTGCTCGGCGAACTGTTCTACGCTTCCGGCGCCCTGTATTCCAAAAAGGTCATTCGCCGCTTCAGCGATGCATCCCCGATCGCGCTCAATGCAGCGCAGATGATGTACGGCGGAGGAATACTGCTGGTGCTCTCGCTTTTCACGGAGGAGTTCCGTCCGGAGGCGATGCTCACTCCCGCCGCCGCCGGGTCTCTCCTCTATCTGATCGTGATCGGCTCGATGGTGGGTCATACCCTTTTTTACTGGCTGGTCGCCAAGACGAATCCCGTCTTCCCTTCGACCTGGCTCTATCTCTCACCCGTGATTGCCATGGGCCTCGGGAGCTGGCTGTATCAGGAGCACATTTCCTGGGTCATGGCAGCAGGTGCGCTGACGACGATTACCGGTATCGTCATCATCAATCTTGACTCCCTCAGGCAGTTGTTCCCAAGGCAGCGAAAAGCCCCGGAACTGGCAGGATAA
- a CDS encoding aminotransferase-like domain-containing protein, which yields MESMMGHGTSAKPLSEQVYSYLWTRIQRGEWREHQKLPSVRTLAAELDVHRLTVFKAYQRLKDEKKVYVKDKSGYYVHPGGRLPFDDLEYPIVSSYVQNSHLSEIHRVPAAYQFSYALLDPNLLPNRYFSAYVKDIFDRYPKVLGTYSTVQGDEELREALAGFFARHHRLHLPADSILITTGSQQAIDLIARVLVQPMDAVLIERPTYSAAIDIFRQQGAQLLPVEIHPFGYDLEQIESYMKRYKPRLFYLNPTFHNPTGYTVPAIQRKQLVELAERYRCFLIEDDPFHDIYFAQQPPAPLYSYSTEGYAAYIRSFSKYVAPGLRIAAVCMQPALMKHLLAVKSLADNGSPLLNQKIFLHYFTSDRLVQHMEKLRIALNVRKSIMEEEMSTTTWKWKSPEGGFNLWVKLPDTVPMDVLLAESIEQSISFVPGAICDPLKESRSWMRLSYSYINEKQLRDGMRLLIQLAGQLEGRNS from the coding sequence ATGGAAAGCATGATGGGGCATGGCACCTCAGCGAAGCCATTGTCTGAGCAGGTATACAGCTATCTATGGACGCGCATTCAGCGGGGAGAGTGGCGGGAGCACCAGAAACTCCCCTCGGTTCGCACGCTGGCAGCCGAACTGGATGTCCATCGCTTGACCGTATTCAAGGCCTATCAGCGGCTAAAGGACGAAAAGAAAGTGTACGTCAAAGACAAATCCGGCTACTATGTCCATCCGGGCGGCCGGCTGCCCTTTGATGATCTCGAGTACCCGATCGTCTCTTCCTATGTGCAGAACAGCCATCTCTCGGAGATTCACCGCGTACCGGCTGCCTATCAGTTCTCCTATGCCCTGCTCGATCCCAACCTGTTGCCGAATCGCTACTTCTCGGCGTATGTTAAGGATATTTTTGACCGCTACCCGAAAGTGCTCGGCACCTATTCCACGGTCCAAGGCGATGAGGAACTGCGGGAGGCGCTGGCCGGTTTTTTTGCCCGGCATCATCGCCTTCACCTCCCGGCCGATAGCATCTTGATCACGACCGGTTCACAGCAAGCGATTGATCTGATCGCACGCGTGCTGGTCCAGCCGATGGACGCTGTGCTCATCGAGCGTCCCACCTACAGCGCCGCGATTGATATCTTCCGGCAGCAGGGGGCCCAGCTACTCCCTGTCGAGATCCATCCCTTTGGCTATGACCTGGAGCAGATCGAGTCGTATATGAAGCGATACAAGCCGCGGCTTTTTTACCTCAATCCCACGTTTCACAATCCGACGGGCTACACCGTCCCGGCCATCCAGCGCAAGCAGCTGGTCGAGCTAGCCGAGCGTTACCGCTGTTTTCTGATTGAGGATGATCCCTTTCACGACATCTATTTTGCCCAGCAGCCTCCCGCGCCGCTGTACAGCTACAGCACGGAAGGCTACGCCGCCTATATTCGCAGCTTCAGCAAGTACGTCGCGCCCGGCCTCCGGATCGCCGCTGTCTGCATGCAGCCTGCCCTGATGAAGCATCTCTTGGCCGTCAAATCGCTGGCCGATAACGGCAGTCCGCTCTTGAACCAGAAAATATTCTTGCACTACTTCACTTCGGACCGTCTGGTGCAGCATATGGAAAAGCTGCGCATCGCTCTCAATGTGCGTAAATCGATCATGGAAGAGGAGATGTCGACCACCACCTGGAAATGGAAAAGTCCGGAGGGCGGATTTAATCTCTGGGTCAAGCTGCCGGACACCGTGCCGATGGATGTTCTCCTCGCCGAGAGCATCGAGCAGTCGATCTCCTTTGTCCCCGGCGCGATCTGCGATCCGCTGAAAGAATCCAGGTCCTGGATGCGTCTCAGCTACTCCTACATCAACGAAAAGCAGCTGCGCGACGGCATGCGGCTGCTTATCCAGCTGGCTGGGCAGCTCGAGGGCAGAAATTCATAG
- a CDS encoding alpha/beta fold hydrolase has translation MDREPTMKTALLPNGVTLAYQEAGSGDALCLVHGFCGSSAYWQRIIPPLAQSHHVLAPDLRGHGKSSVPEETYTVEKMAEDLLLLLDEAGIQKVALLGHSLGGYVALAFAERYPHRLSALGLIHSPRIPMTRRQRRTGPKEWRASAATAWNRLSRRWCPNCLRQTAPTVCRKSGSG, from the coding sequence ATGGATCGAGAACCGACGATGAAAACCGCTTTATTGCCCAATGGCGTGACACTCGCCTATCAGGAGGCGGGGAGTGGGGATGCGCTCTGCCTGGTGCACGGGTTTTGCGGCAGTTCCGCGTACTGGCAGCGGATAATCCCCCCATTGGCCCAGTCTCACCATGTGCTAGCGCCCGATTTGCGCGGGCATGGAAAAAGCTCGGTGCCGGAGGAGACCTACACGGTGGAGAAAATGGCTGAGGATCTGCTCCTTTTGTTGGATGAGGCCGGGATCCAAAAGGTCGCCCTGCTGGGCCATTCGCTCGGCGGCTATGTCGCCTTGGCCTTCGCGGAACGGTACCCGCACAGGCTGAGCGCGCTGGGACTGATCCACTCACCCCGTATTCCGATGACGAGGCGGCAAAGGCGAACCGGACCAAAGGAATGGAGAGCATCAGCCGCAACGGCATGGAACCGTTTATCAAGGCGCTGGTGCCCAAATTGTTTGCGCCAGACAGCGCCCACCGTCTGCCGGAAGAGTGGGAGCGGGTGA
- the ltrA gene encoding group II intron reverse transcriptase/maturase, whose translation MNASKLANYTDAKARQLWTTLYLCAKENPKRRFHALYDKVYRPDILAEAWRRVRANKGSGGVDGQTIERIVHEYGESKFLNEIYLDLKRKRYHPAPVRRTYIPKADGKQRPLGIPTIRDRVVQMATKMVIEPIFEADFKDCSYGFRPKRNAHQAIAQIRKASKQAYWVVDVDIKGYFDNINQEKLMKLVEQRISDRRVLKLIRKWLQAGVMEGVQFHETDWGTPQGGVISPLLANIYLNYMDTIWEKQFSHLGKLVRYADDFVVMCKTKKDALESIQVIKAIMSKLDLTLSKEKSRLINIWDNTAGFDFLGFHHRKFPVLIKGGKRIYVMSHIPSKKAMKEMRRKIKMYTEPRSKLYWPLHEVVQGLNRKLKGFKNYYSISTIAARWLNRIDWYVIERLTLFVNKKRNVRNKHSRVGEVMKATRGSLVKLAGEDYRMPKKEEHRKAV comes from the coding sequence GTGAATGCAAGTAAACTTGCTAACTACACCGATGCAAAAGCTCGACAACTTTGGACAACCCTATATCTTTGTGCCAAGGAAAATCCAAAACGGCGATTTCATGCTCTGTATGACAAGGTGTATCGTCCTGACATCCTCGCCGAAGCATGGCGCAGAGTGCGTGCCAACAAAGGAAGCGGCGGAGTGGACGGACAGACAATCGAAAGAATTGTACATGAATACGGAGAGAGTAAATTCCTCAATGAAATCTACCTCGACCTAAAGAGAAAACGGTACCATCCGGCACCAGTTCGACGCACGTACATTCCAAAAGCGGATGGGAAGCAAAGACCGCTTGGCATCCCGACGATACGAGATCGAGTTGTCCAAATGGCAACCAAAATGGTCATTGAGCCAATTTTCGAGGCGGACTTTAAAGATTGCTCATATGGATTCCGACCGAAACGAAATGCCCACCAGGCGATTGCACAAATCAGAAAAGCGAGCAAACAGGCATATTGGGTAGTTGATGTAGACATCAAGGGGTACTTTGACAACATCAATCAGGAGAAGCTGATGAAACTGGTTGAGCAAAGGATTTCGGACCGCAGAGTACTAAAACTGATTCGAAAATGGCTGCAAGCAGGTGTCATGGAAGGTGTACAGTTCCATGAAACGGATTGGGGAACTCCGCAAGGAGGAGTAATTTCGCCGCTGCTTGCGAACATTTACCTCAACTACATGGATACAATCTGGGAGAAACAATTTTCTCATCTTGGCAAATTAGTTCGATACGCCGATGATTTCGTGGTCATGTGCAAGACGAAAAAGGATGCCTTGGAAAGCATTCAGGTTATAAAGGCCATTATGAGCAAACTTGACCTGACTCTTAGCAAGGAAAAGTCTCGATTGATCAATATCTGGGACAACACCGCAGGCTTTGACTTCCTCGGTTTTCATCATCGAAAATTTCCCGTTCTCATTAAAGGTGGAAAAAGGATATATGTCATGTCACATATTCCAAGCAAGAAAGCAATGAAAGAAATGAGACGGAAAATTAAGATGTACACCGAACCGCGCAGCAAGTTGTACTGGCCGCTGCATGAGGTGGTACAAGGGCTTAATCGAAAGCTTAAGGGATTCAAGAACTACTATTCAATTTCAACTATAGCAGCAAGATGGTTAAACAGAATTGATTGGTATGTAATAGAAAGGCTGACGCTATTCGTTAACAAGAAAAGGAATGTGCGAAACAAGCATTCCAGGGTCGGGGAGGTAATGAAAGCCACACGGGGATCATTGGTGAAACTTGCCGGAGAGGACTACCGAATGCCAAAGAAAGAAGAGCATCGGAAAGCCGTATGA
- the hemL gene encoding glutamate-1-semialdehyde 2,1-aminomutase gives MKMDQSTRMFQEAQQYIPGGVNSPVRAFKSVGGNPVYIARGEGSRITDVDGNSYIDYIGSWGPLILGHAHPKVLAAIQETAQLGTSFGAPTERETEMAKLVCEIVPSVEVVRMVNSGTEATMSALRLARGYTKRNKIMKFEGCYHGHADSLLIKAGSGVATLGLPDSPGVPEATAVNTITVPYNDLDSVKLAFENYGADLAAVIVEPIAGNMGVVPPQPGFLEALREITKQYGTLLIFDEVMTGFRVARGGAQELYGITPDLTTMGKVIGGGLPVGAYGGKREIMQQIAPAGPIYQAGTLSGNPLAMAAGMTTLEQLGQPGAYERLEALSARLGEGLADNARKLGIPHTLNRVGSMVCLFFTETPVIDYETAKTSDLERFSAYFRNLLEEGVMIPPSQFEGMFVSLAHTEEDIERTITASYNAMKKLK, from the coding sequence ATGAAAATGGATCAATCGACCCGCATGTTTCAAGAAGCGCAGCAGTACATACCGGGCGGCGTAAACAGCCCGGTGCGGGCATTCAAGAGCGTCGGCGGCAATCCGGTGTACATCGCCCGCGGAGAAGGCTCCCGCATCACGGATGTGGACGGCAACAGCTATATCGACTACATCGGCTCCTGGGGCCCGCTGATTCTGGGCCATGCGCACCCCAAGGTGCTGGCCGCGATTCAGGAAACGGCCCAGCTTGGCACCAGCTTCGGTGCCCCGACGGAGCGGGAGACGGAAATGGCCAAGCTGGTCTGCGAGATCGTTCCCTCTGTCGAAGTCGTGCGGATGGTCAACTCGGGAACAGAAGCGACGATGAGCGCGCTTCGGCTCGCCCGCGGCTACACCAAGCGCAACAAAATCATGAAGTTCGAAGGCTGCTACCACGGCCATGCGGACAGCTTGCTGATCAAAGCGGGCTCCGGTGTGGCGACGCTGGGTCTGCCTGACAGCCCGGGCGTGCCGGAAGCTACGGCAGTCAACACCATCACAGTGCCGTACAACGATCTGGACAGCGTCAAGCTGGCCTTTGAAAACTATGGAGCGGATCTGGCGGCAGTCATCGTGGAACCGATCGCTGGCAACATGGGGGTCGTCCCGCCGCAGCCAGGCTTCTTGGAAGCGCTGCGCGAGATCACGAAGCAATACGGCACCTTGCTCATTTTTGATGAAGTGATGACGGGCTTCCGTGTGGCCCGCGGCGGTGCGCAGGAACTGTACGGCATCACGCCTGACCTGACGACGATGGGCAAAGTGATCGGCGGCGGTCTGCCCGTAGGCGCGTACGGCGGAAAGCGGGAAATCATGCAGCAGATCGCACCTGCGGGTCCGATCTACCAGGCGGGGACACTCTCGGGCAATCCGCTGGCGATGGCCGCCGGAATGACCACGCTTGAGCAGTTGGGACAGCCGGGCGCATACGAAAGGCTGGAGGCACTCTCGGCCCGCCTGGGCGAGGGGCTGGCGGACAATGCGCGCAAGCTGGGCATTCCGCACACATTGAACCGCGTCGGCTCCATGGTCTGCCTGTTCTTCACCGAGACCCCCGTCATCGACTACGAGACGGCGAAAACCTCCGATCTGGAGCGGTTCTCCGCCTATTTCCGCAACCTCCTGGAAGAAGGCGTCATGATTCCGCCTTCTCAATTCGAAGGCATGTTCGTCTCGCTCGCTCACACAGAAGAGGATATCGAACGGACGATTACGGCCAGCTACAACGCGATGAAAAAACTGAAGTAA